One window of Quercus robur chromosome 12, dhQueRobu3.1, whole genome shotgun sequence genomic DNA carries:
- the LOC126709651 gene encoding cyclin-dependent kinase F-4 codes for MMERYKLIKEVGDGTFGCVWRAINKETGEVVAIKKMKKKYYSWEECVNLREVKSLRKMSHPNIVKLKEVIRENDILYFVFEYMEWNLYQLMKDREKLFSEAEVRNWCFQVFQGLTYMHQRGYFHRDLKPENLLVTKDIIKIADFGLAREINSQPPYTEYVSTRWYRAPEVLLQSYLYSSKVDMWAMGAIMAELFTLRPLFPGISEADEIYKICSVIGSPTKDSWADGLCLARDINYQFPQFSGVHLSVLVPSASNDAISLMTSLCSWDPSKRPTAAEALQHPFFQSCFYVPPSLRSRVAVARTPPSARTRGALEQQSAKRHSGALTTSKLTSNYPSPKLHASLSTGVQRKLDLVDQDMSKNDKSLKSSVKQPRYRPPGKNSPTSTNKGKTGRGVLEATEKLANMTLGSRRQFVGQPRHSPMKTGVQCPPMKAGVQWNSGSGDMFLRHAQDIQHGRTYSRKVVG; via the exons ATGATGGAGAG GTACAAGTTAATCAAGGAAGTTGGAGATGGAACATTCGGATGTGTTTGGCGAGCTATTAATAAGGAGACTGGTGAAGTT GTTGCAAttaagaagatgaagaaaaagtaTTACTCATGGGAGGAGTGCGTAAATTTGAGAGAAGTGAAG TCATTACGGAAAATGAGTCATCCAAATATTGTGAAGCTTAAGGAAGTCATTAGGGAAAATGACATCTTGTATTTCGTGTTTGAGTACATG GAATGGAACCTATACCAACTCATGAAAGACAGGGAAAAGCTTTTCTCTGAAGCTGAAGTCAGAAATTGgtgttttcaagtttttcaaGGTCTTACTTACATGCATCAGCGTGGATATTTTCATCGTGACCTTAAGCCAG AAAACTTGTTGGTTACAAAGGACATAATCAAGATTGCTGATTTTGGTCTTGCTCGGGAAATCAACTCGCAACCACCATATACGGAATATGTCTCGACACGTTG GTATCGAGCCCCTGAAGTGCTGCTTCAGTCATACCTTTATAGCTCTAAAGTTG ATATGTGGGCAATGGGTGCTATAATGGCTGAATTGTTCACTCTCCGTCCTCTTTTTCCGGGTATTAG TGAAGCAGATGAGATATATAAAATATGCAGTGTTATCGGCAGCCCAACTAAGGATTCCTGGGCTGATGGACTTTGTTTGGCAAGGGATATCAACTACCAGTTTCCCCAG TTTTCTGGTGTTCATCTTTCTGTATTGGTTCCATCTGCAAGCAATGATGCGATCAGCCTTATGACA TCACTTTGTTCTTGGGATCCTTCCAAGAGGCCAACAGCTGCTGAGGCCCTTCAGCATCCTTTCTTCCAG AGTTGCTTTTATGTTCCACCATCCCTGCGTTCCAGGGTTGCAGTTGCTAGAACACCTCCCTCTG CCAGAACAAGGGGAGCATTGGAACAACAATCTGCTAAGAGACATTCTGGGGCTTTAACTACTTCAAAGCTAACCAGCAATTATCCTTCTCCTAAGTTACATGCTTCCTTAAGCACAG GTGTGCAACGCAAGCTGGATTTGGTTGACCAG GACATGAGTAAGAATGATAAATCTCTCAAGAGCTCTGTTAAACAACCAAGATATCGGCCACCAGGAAAGAACAGCCCAA CCTCCACTAACAAGGGGAAGACTGGTCGGGGAGTTTTGGAGGCAACTGAGAAGTTAGCAAACATGACCCTTGGTTCTCGGAGGCAGTTTGTTGGGCAGCCACGTCACTCTCCCATGAAGACTGGAGTCCAGTGCCCACCCATGAAGGCTGGAGTCCAGTGGAATTCTGGATCCGGCGACATGTTTCTCAGGCATGCCCAGGACATTCAGCATGGCAGAACATATTCGAGGAAAGTTGTGGGTTGA
- the LOC126710025 gene encoding mechanosensitive ion channel protein 10-like, which produces MKPAEIEGANSHDEVVLVLDQQNPRAPSMAAELNKDQFAPEEKTQNQKSLRRLSFSKPKSRLAEFRTKIAAESWVIEPHKFEDDNSSTDNDDDDEWSEKVEEDDGETRRSERYKMKKTRKVQWRLIVEWVLFIIIMACLMCSLTVTSLKNELIWGWEVWKWCIMVMVTFSGRLVSGWVMGFAVFLIERNFMLKERVLYFVYGLRKSVQNCVWLGLVLLAWTLMFNNKVQKENRILKKFFQALVAVLLGATIWLLKIILVKILASSFHVTTYFDRMKESVFHHYILETLSGPPLMDDEHEEIDQVHRNMYKLKKLGSRKIDMEKLRKLNMQKRASTWSVKRLINYVRYTRLSTISKTVDDFGKAEDEINSEWEARNCARRIFKNVAKTGAKYIEEDDLMRFLKRVEIHTIFPLFEGSLETGRISKSSFKNWVVRAYFERKSLAHSLNDTKTAVQQLHKLASSVVIVIIIVVSLLVMELATTKIIFFVITQLVLFSVAFHNTCKTIFESIIFVFIMHPFDIGDRCVIDGVQMIVEEMNILTTVFLRYDNEKIYYPNSLLLTKPISNFYRSPEMSDCIDFSIDLSTSMEIIISLKKAIQAYIESKPKYWNPKHSVTVKEIENVHKLKMCLCVQHTINHQNYGERNNRITELLLELKRIFETLGIKYHLLPREILLTKMNIENGRMLQQS; this is translated from the exons ATGAAGCCAGCAGAGATTGAAGGAGCAAACTCACATGATGAAGTTGTTCTCGTCCTAGACCAACAAAATCCTAGAGCTCCATCTATGGCTGCTGAGCTCAATAAGGACCAGTTTGCACCAGAAGAAAAGACTCAAAACCAGAAATCCCTACGCCGTCTTAGCTTCTCCAAACCAAAGTCTAGATTGGCAGAGTTCAGAACAAAAATCGCAGCTGAATCTTGGGTCATTGAACCCCATAAGTTTGAAGATGACAATTCATCCACagacaatgatgatgatgatgaatgGAGCGAAAAAgttgaggaagatgatggagaAACAAGACGATCAGAAAGGTACAAAATGAAGAAGACCCGAAAAGTTCAATGGAGACTCATTGTGGAATGGGTTTTATTTATCATCATAATGGCTTGCCTAATGTGTTCCCTCACAGTTACTTCCTTGAAAAACGAACTTATATGGGGTTGGGAAGTCTGGAAGTGGTGCATAATGGTAATGGTTACCTTCAGTGGCCGCTTGGTTTCAGGTTGGGTGATGGGTTTTGCAGTGTTCTTAATCGAGAGGAACTTCATGCTCAAAGAAAGAGTGCTATACTTCGTTTATGGACTTAGAAAGAGTGTCCAAAACTGTGTCTGGTTAGGCCTTGTTTTGCTTGCATGGACCTTAATGTTTAACAATAAAGTCCAGAAGGAAAATAGAATACTGAAAAAGTTTTTCCAGGCATTGGTGGCCGTACTATTAGGCGCAACTATTTGGCTTCTCAAGATTATCTTGGTCAAAATTCTGGCCTCATCATTTCATGTCACAACCTACTTTGACAGGATGAAAGAAAGTGTTTTCCACCATTACATACTGGAAACACTTTCAGGTCCTCCTTTGATGGACGATGAGCATGAAGAGATCGATCAAGTCCATCGAAACATGTACAAGTTGAAGAAGTTGGGGTCTAGGAAAATTGATATGGAGAAGCTGAGGAAGCTGAACATGCAAAAGAGAGCTTCCACATGGAGTGTGAAGAGGCTTATTAACTATGTGAGGTACACTAGATTATCTACAATTTCAAAGACTGTTGATGACTTTGGCAAGGCTGAGGATGAAATTAACAGCGAGTGGGAGGCTCGGAATTGTGCTCGAAGGATTTTCAAGAACGTAGCCAAAACGGGTGCCAA GTATATTGAAGAGGATGATCTAATGAGATTTTTGAAGAGAGTTGAGATTCATACAATTTTTCCACTCTTTGAGGGATCGCTTGAGACCGGAAGGATTTCCAAGTCTTCATTTAAAAATTGGGTG GTTCGAGCTTACTTTGAACGAAAATCTCTAGCACATTCATTGAATGATACCAAGACAGCAGTACAACAACTTCATAAGTTAGCAAGCTCAGTTGTTATTGTGATAATTATTGTGGTGTCCCTACTCGTGATGGAGTTGGCGACAACCAAAATAATCTTTTTCGTAATAACCCAGCTAGTTCTCTTCAGTGTCGCATTCCATAATACCTGCAAGACTATTTTTGAATCTATCATCTTCGTCTTCATTATGCATCCTTTTGATATAGGAGATCGTTGTGTCATCGATGGTGTTCAG ATGATTGTGGAAGAGATGAACATTTTGACAACTGTTTTTCTTCGATATGATAATGAGAAAATCTACTACCCCAACTCACTTTTGCTCACAAAGCCGATAAGTAACTTTTACAGAAGTCCAGAGATGAGTGATTGCATTGATTTTAGCATTGATCTCTCAACATCAATGGAGATTATCATTTCACTTAAGAAGGCCATACAAGC ATACATCGAGAGCAAGCCAAAGTATTGGAATCCAAAACACTCTGTAACAGTGAAAGAAATAGAGAATGTGCACAaattaaaaatgtgtttatGCGTCCAACACACCATCAACCATCAAAACTATGGTGAACGAAACAATCGGATTACAGAGCTTTTATTGGAGTTGAAGAGGATCTTTGAGACACTTGGCATTAAGTATCATCTTCTTCCTCGGGAGATTCTTCTCACAAAAATGAACATTGAGAATGGGAGGATGCTACAACAATCTTAA
- the LOC126707945 gene encoding uncharacterized protein LOC126707945, whose amino-acid sequence MVYLFLSEPIWDGDGDGDVDDSSCIRISLLNKLESVICSFLMTSEGRSEARLWLCKTIAGMSSVTSYHQRELFVNLLRSNKSPKRALLASQLLQLIFEKRPQIMGSIIAKKSYMLKKFFEGNSRRILLWFSNFAAGGGVEHRKGAKALSQFAFVNRDICWEELEWKGKHGQSPAMVATKPHYFLDLDVQLTVENFLENVPEFWSSNEFAESVKDGEILFIDREFFLQYFVDLMYKEDSKDVWEVINKFLIEESFSSLCHRLLIVLEERDLNNFLVLLGKLLNPKLEPKNFSNSSYLFEVILSKCSDCGSIDQMLLLNAVINQGRQLLRLLRDEEGQEEHAKIKDIVSQICAIPSNANSLVPIFMKCFKTKTVKAIKWLGLQSWVLYYRLSEDCQTPESWESLFKDNDIGFRTSNKYELLHHDDLSEKSGSDLDHKASVRVKHRKKGKRKRRKKNFSHDDTYDIELPDFDTTNRVLGLQANAGSWLLCIDGYSVSWSSADLPEYLSKHCLSTWMKWIFAKWE is encoded by the exons ATGGTGTATTTGTTTTTGTCAGAGCCCATATGGGATGGGGATGGGGATGGGGATGTAGATGACTCTTCCTGTATTAGAATCTCTCTCTTGAATAAATTGGAATCAGTCATTTGCTCATTCTTGATGACGTCTGAAGGTCGGTCAGAGGCTCGACTATGGCTTTGTAAGACTATAGCAGGCATGAGTTCTGTCACTTCCTACCATCAGCGCGAGTTATTTGTTAATCTGTTGAGATCTAATAAGTCACCAAAGCGGGCCTTGTTAGCATCTCAACTCCTGCAATTGATATTTGAGAAAAGGCCACAGATAATGGGCTCCATCATTGCCAAGAAAAGTTACATGCTAAAGAAGTTTTTTGAAG GAAATTCTAGACGTATATTGCTATGGTTTTCTAATTTTGCTGCCGGTGGTGGAGTGGAGCACAGAAAAGGTGCTAAGGCACTATCCCAATTTGCTTTTGTAAATCGTGATATCTGTTGGGAGGAGCTTGAATGGAAGGGAAAACATGGACAGTCGCCTGCTATGGTTGCTACAAAGCCCCATTACTTTCTAGATTTGGATGTCCAACTAACTGTTGAGAATTTCCTGGAAAATGTTCCTGAATTTTGGTCATCCAATGAATTCGCTGAGTCAGTCAAAGATGGTGAAATTTTGTTCATTGATAGAGAATTCTTTTTACAGTATTTTGTTGATTTGATGTACAAAGAGGATTCAAAAGATGTATGGGAAGTCATAAACAAGTTCCTAATTGAGGaatctttctcttctttgtgTCACCGCCTTCTTATTGTTCTTGAAGAGAGGGACTTGAATAATTTCCTGGTATTGCTTGGTAAACTTCTCAACCCCAAACTGGAACCTAAGAATTTTAGTAATTCATCTTACTTGTTTGAGGTTATACTTTCTAAGTGCAGTGACTGTGGATCAATTGATCAGATGCTATTGTTAAATGCGGTTATTAATCAAGGACGCCAACTTCTTCGGCTTCTACGTGATGAAGAAGGCCAGGAGGAACATGCAAAAATTAAAGACATTGTGTCACAGATATGTGCAATACCAAGCAATGCCAATAGTTTGGTGCCCATTTTTATGAAGTGCTTCAAAACAAAGACCGTTAAAGCAATAAAATGGCTAGGGCTTCAGTCTTGGGTTTTGTACTATAGATTGTCAGAGGATTGCCAGACTCCCGAGTCTTGGGAATCATTATTTAAGGATAATGATATAGGTTTTCGCACATCGAATAAGTATGAATTGCTACATCATGATGATTTATCTGAAAAAAGTGGTTCTGATTTGGATCATAAAGCATCAGTTAGAGTTAAGCAcaggaagaaaggaaaaagaaagagaagaaaaaaaaacttttctcaTGATGACACTTATGACATTGAGCTACCAGATTTTGATACTACAAACAGGGTGCTGGGTTTGCAAGCCAATGCTGGAAGTTGGTTGCTCTGTATTGATGGGTATTCTGTGTCTTGGAGCAGT GCGGACTTGCCAGAATATCTTTCTAAACATTGCTTGTCTACGTGGATGAAATGGATTTTTGCCAAGTGGGAATGA